The DNA region GCATGTGCGGGCCGTGCTTCACGCCCTCGACTCGCGCGCCCTCCTGACCCCGGCTCTCGCCCTCGCCGCCTGGGGTCATGACCTCGTGTATGACCCCCACTCCAATGACAACGAGGAACGGAGCGCGGAAGTGTTCGGGAAGTGGCTGCGGGAGCAGGGCGCCCCTCCTCAACTCGTGGAGGAGGTCGGCGCTCTCATCCTCGCCACCCGTCACACTTCGCCCCCCACCACCCGTGACGAGGCGCTGCTGGTGGACGCCGACCTCAGCATCCTGGGGGCCGATCCCCAGGCCTTCGCCGCTTACGACGCGGCCATCCGGCGAGAGTACAGTTTCGTTACCGAGGAGGCGTATCAGGCCGGGCGGGCGCAGATCCTCCAGAGCTTCCTCGACCGCGAGTGCATCTTCTCCACGCCCGAGTTCGCCGGGTTGGAGTCACAGGCGCAGAGGAACCTCACCCACGCTCTCGAACGTCTGCAAGAGAAAACCGCCCCTCGTGAGGGCGGCTTCTCGCAGAGACTGGTCGCTCAGTCGGCGGCCGTGCCGTGTTGCCCGGCCTGGGCGTTCTGCTCTTCCTTGTCGCGCTCCAGCTTCGCCTTGATCTTCTTCAGGCGGAAGCTCTCCTCGCGCTCGCGCTGGTCGAGCACGCCGCGAATGAAGCGGATGTCGCCCTGGATACCGGGGATCACGACCTGCTCCAGCGCGTTCACCCGGCGAGAAGTCTTCTTGATTTCCTCGCCGATGCGCCGCAGCTTCGTCTCGGTCGCGGCGACCCGGACGATGGCCTCCATCACCCCGCCGAAGTCGGTCGCGGCCTGTATGGTCCGCGCGCCGACGTTGATCGGGCTGAAATTCACCTGCTGGTTGCGCTCGGGCACGTTGATGCGGGGCACCTTCACACCGTAGATGCTCTCGATCTGCATGTCCACGGCGTAGTCCCCGCTTCCCGCGAGGCTCAGGCTCTCCACCGCCTCCGGGCTGTCCCACGCCTTCGCGCCGAACAGGCTGGTGTATGCCCCCTTGCTCACGCCGCCGAGTTGCTCGCGTGCGCTCAATGCGTCCTTCACCAGCGCGAAGAATTCCCCGATCAGGGCGTCGCGCTTGCGCTTAAGCAGGTCAGCACCGCTCGAAGCGGTCTTCAGGCTGGCCTTGCTGGCGAGCAGGGCGGAGCGGGTGGGGCTGATCTGTCCTGCCATATGTTCACCTCCTTCGTCGGTAGGGTGAGTGGGAAGTGGTCAGTAGTGAGTGTAAAAGGCCCTTCCCACTAACAACTTACCACTCACCACTGACCGTCAGATCCGGTTCCCCCGCCACATCTCGTCCAGCCTCGTTCCGTAAAACTTGTCGATGGAGTCACGGCTGAGGCGGGTGAGCTGGCTCTGGGGCAGCTTGGAGAGGATGGCCCAGGCCACCGTCAGGCTGTCGTCAATGGAGCGGTCCTGGTCGCCCTGGCCGATGAAGTAGTTCTCGAAGTCGTCGGCAAAGCGCAGGTACAGCTTGTCGGTCTCGGTGAGCGCGTCCTCACCCGTGATGGCGACGAGCTTGCGAAGGTCGAGGCCGTTCGCGTAGGCGGCGAAAAGCTGGTCGGACACGTTCTTGTGGTCCGCCCGCGTCTTGCCCTTGCCGATGCCGTTGCCCTGGAGACGCGAGAGGCTCGGCAGCGGGTTGATCGGCGGGAAGATACCCTTGGCGTTCAGCCCACGGTCCACCACGATCTGTCCCTCGGTGATGTACCCGGTCAGGTCGGGGATGGGGTGGGTGATGTCGTCGTCGGGCATCGAGAGGATCGGAATCTGAGTGACCGACCCGGGCTTGCCCTGCACCACGCCCGCGCGCTCGTAGAGCGAGGCGAGGTCGGTGTACATGTAGCCGGGGAAGCCGCGCCGACCGGGAATCTCCTCGCGCGCCCCGCCGATCTCACGCAGCGCCTCGCAGTAGTTCGTCAGGTCGGTCAGGATCACCAGAACGTGGTAGCCCTGCTCGAACGCCAGGTACTCGGCGGTCGTCAGCGCCATGCGGGGGGTCAACAGACGCTCGACGGCGGGGTCGTCCGCGC from Deinococcus aetherius includes:
- a CDS encoding V-type ATP synthase subunit D, which produces MAGQISPTRSALLASKASLKTASSGADLLKRKRDALIGEFFALVKDALSAREQLGGVSKGAYTSLFGAKAWDSPEAVESLSLAGSGDYAVDMQIESIYGVKVPRINVPERNQQVNFSPINVGARTIQAATDFGGVMEAIVRVAATETKLRRIGEEIKKTSRRVNALEQVVIPGIQGDIRFIRGVLDQREREESFRLKKIKAKLERDKEEQNAQAGQHGTAAD
- a CDS encoding V-type ATP synthase subunit B, producing MTTLLKKEYNDVAYISGPLLFVNAASDLAYGAIVNIKDGTGRSRGGQVISVSDQNAVIQVFEETRGLDLATASVSLVEDVARLGVSKEMIGRRFDGLGRPIDGLPAVVAEQRLSINGQPMNPAARAKPEEFIQTGISTIDVNTSLIRGQKLPIFSGSGLPHNELAAQIARQAKVPGHEGDFAVVFAAMGLTQREVSFFTQEFERTGALARSVLFLNRADDPAVERLLTPRMALTTAEYLAFEQGYHVLVILTDLTNYCEALREIGGAREEIPGRRGFPGYMYTDLASLYERAGVVQGKPGSVTQIPILSMPDDDITHPIPDLTGYITEGQIVVDRGLNAKGIFPPINPLPSLSRLQGNGIGKGKTRADHKNVSDQLFAAYANGLDLRKLVAITGEDALTETDKLYLRFADDFENYFIGQGDQDRSIDDSLTVAWAILSKLPQSQLTRLSRDSIDKFYGTRLDEMWRGNRI